The Oryza glaberrima chromosome 5, OglaRS2, whole genome shotgun sequence DNA segment TGGTGCCAGCAAATTATAAGTTGCTAGTAATCATGGCAATCATATCAGCTGAATTCACACGACCCCAAGCAAAAGAGTACAGAACAATTCTGAATTAGTTACGACTTTCATGATTTTCCTCGAGGTACAGAGCGCACGCCATCTTCTCTGATAGTAATCTCAAACCACAGTAGTACAGTAATGCATACACCAATTTTCATAGGCAAAATTTTCTTCCCATTAGTGGGAGCAAGAGGAATAAGGTACACAGTGAAAGAGAATCCTAAACACTCGTATGATACTACTTCAGAGGATGGATGATGCTCTTGCCAACAACATGGTATCTTTCACATAGCTTTTTCAGGGTACCAACCGAGTGTTGCATCGTGTTCAGCTTGATATCCATGAACATGGCCTGCAAACATAATATCTTTTCAGTTCACATTTTCAAAATTCAAGTATCCATTGATTATGAACTCCATTGAGAAGTAAAATTGAACATAGCACCCAATGTAATTTGAATACTTTCATATACCTTGTAGTCATCACCATGCTTCTCTATTAATCTGCCAATATAAATCCGTTGAACTTTTGTCAGTGGTTCCAAAGGTGCAGATTTCCCATCCCGCCTCTGCTTTCCAAGTGCAGATTTCAGATCTATAGTCCAAAGAAACTTATGCATGAGTTTACAAAGCGTTGACGTTCTGCTAGTAAGATCACAAGCATATTCTTATGCAAAATTCTGTGTCATAACTAAGTAACAAATTAATGAATGATAATAGCATACCTTGACCACTATGACAAGCATGATCACATGAACTGCTAATCAAAGAACATGCAAAACTATACCAATTGAACTTCTAACATGTTCTACTGCCATATATCAACATGCCCAAAGAAAGCATAAAAGAACTATAATGTGATCGCACAGCTGGGATGAGTATTTCAGTTTAATACTGCAGATATAAATTAGcaacagaaaagagaaaaagattaTTTAAAACAATGTCTCCAATAATTTTCAGGTCTACATGAAAATAAAACAGGACACTGACACTTTTGAAATGGAAAGGTGGGGAAAAACTATAATATCGTAACATTGAAAGAAAATGTTAAAAGCATCTGTTTTCCAATACATTGCATGTTTACACATATAAAGCAAATTCCGCCCATGGGACTTGTATTATTATCTTCAGTGGCGGCCAGTGTATTATTCACATTCTATTTACAGAGTATTATCTTTGGTCAACATATCATCTTAAACATTTCTTAAGCAAATGCTCATAATTCATAAATACATGATACTGGCCTGCTTACTCTGGGTAAACAATCAATAGATATATTTCAGATCGAATGTGCATATAATCAGAAATCAATATGGTTCGATTCCAATCAGCATACTATGGTGCTTCTTTGATTTTCACAGGTATGGTTTTCTTGTCCACAGACTACTGGCTGAACTCAAGATGATCCCAACCTGACATGACCTGTAATTTATCCAAACATTACATACATACACTGCCAATAATTTTGCATACCAATTGGTCTATCTCTTTTTGATGCTATGTCGATGTTTAAAGTTGATCAAGCATTGCTGTATTGAAGCATCACATCAGCCACAGTGATTATGCTTGCCCAAAGCTCAGAACTAATCAGATTAGTACCAATTTCTTGCCAAAATGCTCAAAATCAAGGATCCCAGAGCATATTAGATTCAAATGAGCATGTTTTCGTAATGGCCTCATCATACTGCGCGTTTTAGCCACTTAAAAACAATCGTTCAAAGTTCAACCAAAATCGAATATACTCCAGCATCATATCCCACAAACCATACCCAACCACAAATATGATTTAAACATGAAGCTATCAGCTTTCACAAGGCAGGAACGGGCGAGTGGAAAGGGGAACCGGGGGAGGACTGACCGTCGGACTCGAGGTCGCTGCCGGAGTCGACGGGCTCGAACTCGTCGACGGGGGCGCGCGCCGCGTCGATGTCGGGCGCCTGGAGCGGCGCGCTCTGGACGAGGCGCGGCGTGCCGCGGGCGTGCGCGCCGAGGAGGTTCGGGTTCGCGACGACCCCGAACGCGGCGTAGTTCTTCACCACGCTTCCCTCCGCGTCCCAGCTCGgcgcgtggccgccgccctcggccgcggcggcggcggcgagcgcctcgGGCAGGTCGAAGGCCGGCTTGAACTCCCGCGGCTTCTTGCGCGGCAGGCCCACCTTCACCTTGGCGCGGGAGCGCTTGAGCTTGCGGCGCGATCCCCccatgctcctcctcctcctcctcgctagctagctagggtttggaCGCGCGAGCcgagcggctagggttttgggtggAGGGAGacgaaagaggaagaagaagaagaggagatctTTAATGGGCCTCCACGAGAAAATTATGAGGCCTGGAGGCCCATTAGGTTGTCTTAGGctttgggttaattggatccttGAAACTTGACGGGGTATTTTAATTTGGACATCttttaaaatcatattttcATTCAAAAAGCATGTTTCCCTACTTTCAAAAAAGTTGAAAGGAATTTACCATTGCAAAGACACAACTTGTCTCTATCCTTCGAAAACGTTACCTATTAAGCCCCCGATAAATAAGAAAATATCGTGCTCTTTCCAACCACTCATTCCGCGTATCTCgtgtcccctctctctctctctccctcctgtcTCTCTCCCACGTAGGTCCTCAGCAGTCAACAGCGGAGATAGAGGACCGGCGTGGCGGTTAacggtggtggaggggaggcaACACCGGGGAAGATGGACATAGGGAGTCATCTCCCTAGTGTCGGTGGCCCTGGCAAAAGGATGGCGGAGAAGCGGTGAAGAGGAGGTCCATCTCCTGGTCGATGGCAGAGCTAATGGCGATGCAGAGGGGATGGGGCCAGCAGGGGTCGATGACGGCCGTGGGGTGGGAGGGGGCGTCCTTCCTATGCAGCTCCCAGCAAGAACTTGCAGACATCGGCACGAGTGGAAGCTGCAGGAAGACAATGACCCTTACATAGATCCGTATGTGGCATGGCTCCTGTTCGTCGGCGATGATGGGGTGACGAAAGCTTAGGCAATAGCAGCTACCCGCCTCGGGGGAGTAGAAGACATTGCAGGATCCTGGTGTGAAAGAGAATAGACAAATTGTAAAACTCCAGTTGCACGGCTACGAATAGACTAATAATTGTAATGACATTTATCTGAATAGGCACATTTGCAATGATACGGTGTTGCATTTTCCTAATAAGTATATTATTCCAGAGGAAACACCTGTAATACGATGATGTAGTCATGGGATGTGCACAACTTTACATACCAGGATTTAAATCCTAGTACTTACGAATATTACAAACATGTAACTGGACTTTTAACAGGTTTTTAGTGAGGTCCGGGAAAAGCCTCTGATTTTCGTCTCTTTGAGCGTATATTAGGAGACTCGTTTGCATGTGTGTCTACGGTGTaagcgaaaaaaaatattataccaAAATAATATGGAGTTATTTTAAGACCAAATCAAAACAGTGGCTTTGTGAGCGCACAGACTTGTGTGCCTATAAATTTTCTCAAGGAAAAAACAGCACTAACTTTTGAAAGCACAAAGAACTTATACCAAACTAGACAAGCGCCCGTAAGTTGCAACGGAACAGAACTGCTACGAATGCATAAAGACAAAATTCTCCAAATTTGCTTATAATCACATTCCATGACTTCATCTAAACAAACTTGATCGAAGCTACACTTTGGCAGTTGGCACACGTCTTTCTCACCACTCCCATCCACCAAATATGCTTATATGCCCGTCAGCTCTAGCTCTGCACCCTGTTTATGCTCCATTGTGCCTTGTCCTATTCTGTTTTTGCAACTGGTCATCATAAAGGCAACAAAAAAAAGTCATGGAAAATATTAGAGTTATAAAATGTGGAAATtgctcaaatttattatttgatatttGGGATGCTTTGAAGGTGAGGTGCAAAATTATTTGTGAGGGAGAAAGACTAAGGAAAATCTCCATAGGATTTtattcctacaaaattcctcCATTTTAAGTTTATTCCAAATGAGCCCTTAACAAAAGGAACCGACTATAAAGCTTATAATTTTAAGGCAATAAAATTATAATACTACCTGCACTTTAATCTTAGAAGGGAGAAGACACCATTACCacaactagaaaggtagcccgcgcattcgcacAGGCATGCGTCATACGTTAAGTTTGAGACACTTATAAGAGCGAAATATTAAACGGAGAATATCTGCCACAATTTCTCCATAAATTATTTTCGTCggcattaattgcttttataattttctaacctattagctttatattatatcatatttaagtaatatctataagcaattatatataatctacttcatcatttgaaaagaaggtagacttattttctttagaaaacatgtcaacgaacgaaagtaaaagtaagTATAAAGCAAAAGTAAGGCGTTTTTCGTtttttagttgcatatatattatcatatttGACCTACTTTTTTCTTTCTGTGTAGAATGtctgatttagttatgaatgtTTGCAAAACAATATATGATGGTGCAATGTATGTTGTTGAATTATTTTATAGTTTCTAATGGTAATGTGAATGACATGAAAAATGGAAGGGATGGTGTCCATCGGTAAAAACATAAACATGAATTTATCATTTTTGTTtggatactattgatttaatttagtTAACATATTTCTATATTGATGTATAATGACGAAATATACGTTGATATTATCTTAAGTATTTCATGGCTATTTGGTTGACGTGCAAAGTACACGGGTCGAGTATGCCCAGATgccatatatttatatagtaaaATGTTAGCATATAGATCTTCAGTTGTTCGTTTAATTAGAAATAAAGTAATAATCAGATTAGAAATTATACGTGTAGCTTAAAATCATAGTCCTTTTAATATCTacaattattgatttttttttatttttagtttaatagctgaaaataaaaaaagaagacttGAGAGGAATGAAAAGTATAGAGCTTTAAGACAGAGATGGGAGGAGGTGGGCAGTGTCGTAGTGTTGTGTGAATGTGATGTGGGTCTGAGGTGGAGAGGACATTATTTTTCTAATCTTTCTGAATGATccaagtgaaaaaaatattttttctcatatttctaAGTTTTTCTTTGATATTTATGACATGTCATGTTGCGGCTTATATTTTCTCAAAGAGAAAGAAGATCTAATGTTTAAAAATAATTGGTCATCGATTTATATTGAAACTAATGGatagatattttttctttgaatttctatttttttccaacttttAAAATGTGACACGTGATGACTTACAAAATGCTATAGAGGAAGTTTAATTGATCTTTATATTGTAAAACGATCTAGATGACATAGTATATATTGACTTTTTTAATTGAGTGTGGCTATGTACGTACATTACGTGCTTACTCCAGGATGAGAGGTGGGGTTTTATATGAGGAGGTGTGCCtaattaatctaatctaacggtttataaGGTTGGACTCACCGATTTAATTGAAAATCGAGGGATgaatgttttgctttttctcaaattttgtacaattttctttagtttattagatctaatccaatggtgtaaaataacgggtccaccaatttaagtgaaaatcgacggtgagattaaatATTGCCACATGGTggtctaggagcgtttgtatgagcgccacgtggcggcttaagagcgtttctagcggacttttagtatataatagaaagaatagaatagatagatagataatcaATCACATTGCGAGCTTTCCATTGAACTACAAGTCTAAAATTATCTTGACAACACAGGAATATATAGCTTCTTCACTCTTCAGTCCTTCCACTGTCTATGAAAATTTCCAACCAAAGGCCGAGACGTTTGATCAAAATCTTCACTTTTCCATGTGCCGCAGAACCAGAACAGAGAAGCAAGAAGGGCTTAACTCTAAAGATGACAAATTATTGCTACACAGAAAACAAATGGATTCTAAGTAGTATAGTAGTACATATTTGCACACAATAGCTCAAATTCATATCCGCATTGTCATCAACAGCATAAAAAAAAGCCAACTACTGGAGAGAGAACCAGAGTAAAACTAAATAATTCATTACAGAAGACAAGCAAAGTGTGTATAAATATAGCATCAGTTACGCAAACCATTTGATACACCATGGTCCTGAATAAAGTGAAGATGTGAGCAAGCATCAGTTCATCTGCTGGTAAGAGAAGTAGAGAACTCATACATGTATGCACGTTGAACCATCACTCTATTTAAAAACCAATCAGGAAAGTACTGGTGAATTGTGAAGTCAGCATTAAAAATTAACACATCATGCTGTCAATGGGTACCGTCGAAGAACGAGCAGAAACTAAAAGGCTAAATATGAACATAGGGATACTGAAAAAACTGTTTCACTAAAAGGATAACATACTTGCCATTGGTTCATCATACACTCGGTATCATAACTTCAATTTGACTACCAACATGCTTGTAGGGCTTACTGAAGTCATCTTAAAGTAATATCAGCAGTATTTTGTTCCAAAATTATGGTAAACAATGTGAAATAGAGGATAATTTGACTACCAAGGCGGCAACAATATGCACTTTTGTGATACACAAATACTAATATACGCCTCAAAGCCACCTGTGTAGTAGACTTCTTCTGTATCACTCTTTCAGCTCACCTAAGAAGCAGAAAGACAAAAACACAAAACTGAGTAATGGTCGAGGAGTTGCCACGAAATTAGTGCAATTGAAAATCAAAAGAAGAACAGCAGCTCTGAGCATTTCATAGAATCGAGATGTAATATGTAAACAAGTTAGAGGTTGCATTACTTCATAGATAGGATAAGTCAAGGTGACGGAACCAGAGTACCAGACTGCCAGAGCTCTGTACATACTATACTGGCAGTCAGTGAGCTGAGCTACACCCTACAACAGATACTATCAGCCCATCTCATCTCAGAGTACTACTAGAGATGAGATCAAAAGAAACTACCCTAATTAACTTAATGCGGTTCAGGCATTGTTCCTTTGTTACTGTCTGCTGGTTTTCCTGGCTCTTTGGTAGCTCCAGAATCTCTCCATCCACTGCCTTCAACCGTCTTGGCCAACCGCTGCTCCATGGAGTCGACAACTTGAGAGATCAGGGAGTGGAACTCAGGCCCCTGCGAGCGGACAAACTGACGGGTATCCATACCCGACGGCTCGCGCAGGCCCTCAATGCCCCTTTCTCGACACAGCAATGCCGCAATCCCAACCGTCAGGCTGCTCCTGGCTAGACTCAAGCTATGGCTGTGAGACACAGGGCCGAGGAGAGACACGAGGGCTGTCATCTGCTTAATGCTCTTCTCCAGAGAGTCAGCCGCATTGGGTGGGGGGTCCAGTATTGTGCCCAGCCTAGCGAATGAAGCTCCCATGCGCATGGCAAGGCTGTTCATGGCAGTAATGGCGGTCGCTCGGTCTGATTGTGCCTCTAGCATGGCAGCCTGGGTCTCTTTCAACATTGCATTGGTCACCTCAAGCTCATCCTCAGTGCTACACAGCTTCTTGGACAGCTCCTCCACCTGCTGCTCAAGCCCTGAGATTTGGGTCACCAAAGCAGCAGTTTGTCCACGTATTTGTAGAGGGACTTCATCATGGAGGCCGGCAGCTATAGAGGTGGCCTGCACAAGAAG contains these protein-coding regions:
- the LOC127772889 gene encoding uncharacterized protein LOC127772889, whose product is MGGSRRKLKRSRAKVKVGLPRKKPREFKPAFDLPEALAAAAAAEGGGHAPSWDAEGSVVKNYAAFGVVANPNLLGAHARGTPRLVQSAPLQAPDIDAARAPVDEFEPVDSGSDLESDDLKSALGKQRRDGKSAPLEPLTKVQRIYIGRLIEKHGDDYKAMFMDIKLNTMQHSVGTLKKLCERYHVVGKSIIHPLK
- the LOC127772783 gene encoding uncharacterized protein LOC127772783, encoding MGRQVRKHEGSHGKVDAPPPKKPRSTEQPLAPLAAATTTAKPRRDVVRPAARKSSASSDRGPVAPGSDLETEDSDGLGCLTPDSTKATLQQDDYGKGEYSPGVVLSKTDSVVKMAVADVQDLPVEDLRDNEVITVDSEGPGKPLQSIPLVQDKDAIQLARTFVNEKVKELMEGVSEPGVLQSRLCKITSFLVQATSIAAGLHDEVPLQIRGQTAALVTQISGLEQQVEELSKKLCSTEDELEVTNAMLKETQAAMLEAQSDRATAITAMNSLAMRMGASFARLGTILDPPPNAADSLEKSIKQMTALVSLLGPVSHSHSLSLARSSLTVGIAALLCRERGIEGLREPSGMDTRQFVRSQGPEFHSLISQVVDSMEQRLAKTVEGSGWRDSGATKEPGKPADSNKGTMPEPH